In Centropristis striata isolate RG_2023a ecotype Rhode Island chromosome 1, C.striata_1.0, whole genome shotgun sequence, one DNA window encodes the following:
- the mgat3b gene encoding beta-1,4-mannosyl-glycoprotein 4-beta-N-acetylglucosaminyltransferase isoform X2 codes for MKMRRHRVFLLCTVGLCVISFLHYYKALHYVSLLRELSAPYPNIKSFIMVTGFFWREKGVGTTPISPASPEEAPPLPVLRQSDGKGRAVGGAVGGGGGGGAGGGGGGGGGLGIGGVMIGGGAGIVGSAGLEMRLREEPAPPHPWEKPEENQRGDAPNEERADDHLKLRNPVQPAAPDLPEVPLAGKQHLDVLLKNHLPDPLESMGDLHIRTYQLPDDKTPYFVRTKAGALCFRQGTEVATQKEYSGKSGGSVANGAGDNARAVGQRKPLEVQQQQPSAAPKAKTRARGNGKRLVKCVCRPGWHGPYCGVPTMVYHSNLPTKERLTPRETPRRVINAINVNHEFDLLHARFHELAQAVDLFLICESNFTAYGEKRPLSFLRLLLNGTYDYIRHKILYVFLDHFPDGGRQDGWIADDYLRTYLTRNGLARVVGIRSDDVFVINDADEIPAHEGLLFAKLFDGWTEPFAIHMRKSLYGFFWKQFGSLEVVSGCTLGMLRDVYDGDGIKLRRREYYTMPGFRKYENDTGHILVQWSVGSPFHFAGWHCSWCFSPEGIYFKLVSAQNGDFPRWGDYEDKRDLNYIRDLIRTGGWFDGSLQEYPPVDPKEHMYAPKYMLEHYDRYRYLLENPYSKASRLSEG; via the exons ATGAAAATGCGGCGGCACAGGGTGTTCTTGCTGTGCACAGTGGGCCTGTGCGTCATCTCCTTCCTCCACTACTACAAGGCCCTCCACTACGTCTCCCTGCTGCGCGAGCTCTCCGCCCCCTACCCCAACATCAAGTCCTTCATCATGGTCACTGGCTTCTTCTGGAGGGAGAAGGGTGTGGGCACCACTCCGATCAGCCCCGCCTCCCCTGAAGAGGCCCCTCCCCTACCTGTTCTCCGTCAGTCGGACGGTAAAGGTCGAGCTGTGGGGGGAGCtgtgggaggaggaggcgggggaggggcagggggaggaggaggaggaggagggggtctGGGGATTGGGGGTGTCATGATCGGAGGAGGGGCTGGGATTGTTGGCAGTGCAGGGCTGGAGATGAGGTTGAGGGAGGAGCCGGCACCCCCTCACCCTTGGGAGAAGCCAGAGGAGAACCAGCGAGGAGACGCTCCGAATGAG GAGAGAGCTGACGACCACTTGAAACTGCGAAATCCAGTCCAGCCTGCCGCGCCTGACCTCCCAGAGGTCCCATTGGCAGGAAAACAGCACCTAGATGTGTTGCTCAAGAATCACTTGCCTGACCCCTTAGAATCCATGGGAGACCTCCACATCCGCACTTACCAGCTTCCAGACGACAAAACACCTTACTTTGTCCGAACCAAAGCTGGCGCCCTTTGTTTCAGGCAGGGGACAGAGGTGGCCACCCAAAAGGAGTACTCTGGGAAATCAGGGGGTTCTGTGGCTAACGGAGCAGGGGACAATGCTCGAGCGGTCGGGCAAAGGAAACCTCTTGaggtccagcagcagcagccctctGCAGCTCCAAAAGCCAAGACCAGGGCTCGAGGGAACGGGAAGCGGCtggtaaagtgtgtgtgtcggCCGGGGTGGCACGGACCTTACTGTGGGGTTCCCACCATGGTGTACCACTCCAATCTGCCCACCAAGGAGCGGCTGACACCCAGGGAGACCCCACGGAGGGTGATCAACGCCATCAACGTTAACCACGAGTTTGACTTGCTGCATGCGCGCTTTCATGAGCTTGCTCAAGCAGTGGATCTTTTCCTCATTTGTGAATCCAACTTTACTGCCTATGGAGAGAAAAGGCCTCTGAG TTTCCTGCGGCTCCTCCTCAACGGTACGTATGACTACATACGTCACAAGATCCTGTACGTGTTCCTCGATCACTTCCCAGATGGCGGTCGGCAGGACGGCTGGATCGCAGATGACTACTTGCGCACCTACCTGACGCGCAACGGCTTGGCCAGAGTGGTCGGCATCAGGTCGGACGACGTCTTCGTCATCAACGACGCAGATGAAATCCCAGCACACGAGGGCCTCCTCTTCGCCAAGCTCTTTGATGGGTGGACGGAGCCCTTCGCCATCCACATGCGCAAG TCACTGTATGGTTTTTTCTGGAAGCAGTTTGGCTCTCTAGAGGTGGTGTCAGGCTGCACGTTGGGGATGCTCCGCGACGTCTACGATGGCGACGGTATCAAGCTCCGCCGTCGCGAATACTACACCATGCCGGGTTTCCGCAAGTACGAGAACGACACAGGCCACATCCTCGTGCAGTGGTCAGTCGGCAGCCCCTTCCACTTCGCGGGGTGGCACTGCTCCTGGTGCTTCTCGCCCGAGGGGATCTACTTCAAGCTGGTGTCGGCTCAGAATGGAGACTTCCCACGGTGGGGCGACTACGAGGACAAGCGGGACCTCAACTACATCCGCGATCTGATCCGGACGGGGGGTTGGTTTGACGGCTCCCTGCAGGAATACCCCCCTGTGGACCCCAAAGAGCACATGTACGCCCCAAAGTACATGCTGGAGCACTATGACCGGTACCGCTACCTCCTGGAGAACCCTTACAGCAAAGCGTCCAGACTGAGTGAAGGCTAG
- the mgat3b gene encoding beta-1,4-mannosyl-glycoprotein 4-beta-N-acetylglucosaminyltransferase isoform X1, with amino-acid sequence MSWLRGTWESLNPQKAPTRCLRLLCLMKMRRHRVFLLCTVGLCVISFLHYYKALHYVSLLRELSAPYPNIKSFIMVTGFFWREKGVGTTPISPASPEEAPPLPVLRQSDGKGRAVGGAVGGGGGGGAGGGGGGGGGLGIGGVMIGGGAGIVGSAGLEMRLREEPAPPHPWEKPEENQRGDAPNEERADDHLKLRNPVQPAAPDLPEVPLAGKQHLDVLLKNHLPDPLESMGDLHIRTYQLPDDKTPYFVRTKAGALCFRQGTEVATQKEYSGKSGGSVANGAGDNARAVGQRKPLEVQQQQPSAAPKAKTRARGNGKRLVKCVCRPGWHGPYCGVPTMVYHSNLPTKERLTPRETPRRVINAINVNHEFDLLHARFHELAQAVDLFLICESNFTAYGEKRPLSFLRLLLNGTYDYIRHKILYVFLDHFPDGGRQDGWIADDYLRTYLTRNGLARVVGIRSDDVFVINDADEIPAHEGLLFAKLFDGWTEPFAIHMRKSLYGFFWKQFGSLEVVSGCTLGMLRDVYDGDGIKLRRREYYTMPGFRKYENDTGHILVQWSVGSPFHFAGWHCSWCFSPEGIYFKLVSAQNGDFPRWGDYEDKRDLNYIRDLIRTGGWFDGSLQEYPPVDPKEHMYAPKYMLEHYDRYRYLLENPYSKASRLSEG; translated from the exons ATGTCTTGGCTTAGAGGTACCTGGGAATCCCTGAATCCACAGAAAGCACCCACACGATGCCTGCGCTTACTCTGTTT GATGAAAATGCGGCGGCACAGGGTGTTCTTGCTGTGCACAGTGGGCCTGTGCGTCATCTCCTTCCTCCACTACTACAAGGCCCTCCACTACGTCTCCCTGCTGCGCGAGCTCTCCGCCCCCTACCCCAACATCAAGTCCTTCATCATGGTCACTGGCTTCTTCTGGAGGGAGAAGGGTGTGGGCACCACTCCGATCAGCCCCGCCTCCCCTGAAGAGGCCCCTCCCCTACCTGTTCTCCGTCAGTCGGACGGTAAAGGTCGAGCTGTGGGGGGAGCtgtgggaggaggaggcgggggaggggcagggggaggaggaggaggaggagggggtctGGGGATTGGGGGTGTCATGATCGGAGGAGGGGCTGGGATTGTTGGCAGTGCAGGGCTGGAGATGAGGTTGAGGGAGGAGCCGGCACCCCCTCACCCTTGGGAGAAGCCAGAGGAGAACCAGCGAGGAGACGCTCCGAATGAG GAGAGAGCTGACGACCACTTGAAACTGCGAAATCCAGTCCAGCCTGCCGCGCCTGACCTCCCAGAGGTCCCATTGGCAGGAAAACAGCACCTAGATGTGTTGCTCAAGAATCACTTGCCTGACCCCTTAGAATCCATGGGAGACCTCCACATCCGCACTTACCAGCTTCCAGACGACAAAACACCTTACTTTGTCCGAACCAAAGCTGGCGCCCTTTGTTTCAGGCAGGGGACAGAGGTGGCCACCCAAAAGGAGTACTCTGGGAAATCAGGGGGTTCTGTGGCTAACGGAGCAGGGGACAATGCTCGAGCGGTCGGGCAAAGGAAACCTCTTGaggtccagcagcagcagccctctGCAGCTCCAAAAGCCAAGACCAGGGCTCGAGGGAACGGGAAGCGGCtggtaaagtgtgtgtgtcggCCGGGGTGGCACGGACCTTACTGTGGGGTTCCCACCATGGTGTACCACTCCAATCTGCCCACCAAGGAGCGGCTGACACCCAGGGAGACCCCACGGAGGGTGATCAACGCCATCAACGTTAACCACGAGTTTGACTTGCTGCATGCGCGCTTTCATGAGCTTGCTCAAGCAGTGGATCTTTTCCTCATTTGTGAATCCAACTTTACTGCCTATGGAGAGAAAAGGCCTCTGAG TTTCCTGCGGCTCCTCCTCAACGGTACGTATGACTACATACGTCACAAGATCCTGTACGTGTTCCTCGATCACTTCCCAGATGGCGGTCGGCAGGACGGCTGGATCGCAGATGACTACTTGCGCACCTACCTGACGCGCAACGGCTTGGCCAGAGTGGTCGGCATCAGGTCGGACGACGTCTTCGTCATCAACGACGCAGATGAAATCCCAGCACACGAGGGCCTCCTCTTCGCCAAGCTCTTTGATGGGTGGACGGAGCCCTTCGCCATCCACATGCGCAAG TCACTGTATGGTTTTTTCTGGAAGCAGTTTGGCTCTCTAGAGGTGGTGTCAGGCTGCACGTTGGGGATGCTCCGCGACGTCTACGATGGCGACGGTATCAAGCTCCGCCGTCGCGAATACTACACCATGCCGGGTTTCCGCAAGTACGAGAACGACACAGGCCACATCCTCGTGCAGTGGTCAGTCGGCAGCCCCTTCCACTTCGCGGGGTGGCACTGCTCCTGGTGCTTCTCGCCCGAGGGGATCTACTTCAAGCTGGTGTCGGCTCAGAATGGAGACTTCCCACGGTGGGGCGACTACGAGGACAAGCGGGACCTCAACTACATCCGCGATCTGATCCGGACGGGGGGTTGGTTTGACGGCTCCCTGCAGGAATACCCCCCTGTGGACCCCAAAGAGCACATGTACGCCCCAAAGTACATGCTGGAGCACTATGACCGGTACCGCTACCTCCTGGAGAACCCTTACAGCAAAGCGTCCAGACTGAGTGAAGGCTAG